One segment of Gemmatimonadota bacterium DNA contains the following:
- a CDS encoding histidine triad nucleotide-binding protein, with translation MPECLFCRIIDGSLPTEFVYEDEHVVAFRDINPAAPVHILVVPRAHIETVADLGIDTAGVMSRLTAAANRIAREAGVDAGGYRLIVNCGRDGGQTVFHLHMHLLAGRKMPELAA, from the coding sequence ATGCCAGAGTGTCTGTTCTGCCGGATCATCGACGGATCGCTGCCTACCGAATTCGTCTACGAAGACGAGCACGTCGTGGCCTTCCGGGACATAAACCCCGCCGCCCCTGTGCATATCCTCGTCGTACCGCGGGCGCATATCGAAACGGTCGCCGACCTGGGCATCGATACGGCCGGGGTCATGAGCCGGCTCACGGCGGCGGCGAACCGGATCGCCCGGGAAGCCGGGGTCGACGCCGGCGGATACCGGCTGATCGTCAACTGTGGCCGTGATGGGGGCCAGACCGTTTTCCACCTCCACATGCACCTGCTCGCAGGACGCAAGATGCCCGAATTGGCCGCTTGA
- the tig gene encoding trigger factor, whose product MNYTVSEPKPWKRVLEIEVPSDAIQSELNEAYARYSREVRLPGFRRGKVPMSVLKARLGNEIRAEVLEKKIPEYLNSAHESAEIKPISQPVIEEIEFDEGQDLKLRASVEIKPAIELKQYRDLRVTRRTVNATDEDVDERLERLRERYASVVRIDGEAEKDHFIRADIQHADAGGVPIIGRKEENQFFQVGSGRLGEGFDTQLTGVRADEDRTVKTTLPSDYPDEDLAGKEACFIVHVHEVLERQLPEADDDFAVDIGMESLDALKQSVREEIEREPDLELRRDLVTQIVDAHDFEVPESMMTTFLDQVVADARRSTRDQDQVDENALRQEYRPVANSQIMRHLILDAIAEQEELEVEQEELDEWLEAVAARGQASVDQVRRLFRENGRLDRIEADIREEKVVEFLVEHADIQTE is encoded by the coding sequence TTGAACTACACGGTTTCCGAACCCAAACCCTGGAAACGCGTCCTGGAGATCGAAGTGCCCTCCGACGCGATTCAATCCGAACTGAACGAGGCCTACGCGCGTTACAGTAGAGAGGTGCGCCTTCCCGGGTTCCGCCGGGGCAAGGTGCCCATGAGCGTGCTCAAGGCGCGGCTCGGCAATGAAATCCGCGCGGAAGTGCTGGAAAAGAAGATACCGGAGTATCTGAACAGCGCCCACGAAAGTGCGGAGATCAAGCCCATCAGCCAGCCCGTGATCGAAGAGATTGAATTCGACGAGGGGCAGGACCTGAAACTTCGGGCCAGCGTGGAGATCAAGCCCGCCATCGAACTGAAACAGTACCGGGACCTGCGGGTGACCCGGCGGACCGTGAACGCGACGGACGAGGACGTGGACGAACGGCTCGAGCGGTTGCGGGAACGCTACGCCAGCGTGGTACGGATCGACGGGGAAGCGGAGAAGGATCACTTCATCCGTGCCGATATTCAGCACGCCGATGCCGGCGGGGTGCCGATCATCGGACGCAAGGAGGAGAACCAGTTCTTCCAGGTCGGTTCGGGACGGCTGGGCGAGGGGTTCGACACCCAGCTGACCGGCGTCCGGGCCGACGAGGACCGGACCGTGAAGACCACGCTGCCGTCCGATTACCCCGATGAGGACCTGGCGGGCAAGGAGGCCTGTTTCATCGTGCACGTCCACGAAGTACTGGAAAGGCAGTTGCCGGAAGCGGACGACGATTTCGCCGTGGACATCGGGATGGAGAGCCTGGACGCCCTGAAGCAGTCTGTCCGCGAGGAAATCGAGCGGGAACCGGACCTGGAGCTGCGCAGGGACCTGGTCACGCAGATCGTGGACGCCCACGACTTCGAAGTGCCCGAATCCATGATGACGACCTTTCTCGACCAGGTCGTCGCCGACGCGCGCCGGTCGACGCGGGACCAGGATCAAGTCGACGAGAACGCCCTTCGCCAGGAGTACCGGCCGGTGGCGAACAGCCAGATCATGCGCCACCTCATCCTGGACGCCATCGCGGAGCAGGAAGAGCTTGAAGTGGAACAGGAGGAGCTGGACGAGTGGCTGGAGGCGGTCGCGGCAAGGGGGCAGGCCTCGGTCGACCAGGTTCGCCGGCTTTTCCGGGAGAACGGAAGGCTGGACCGCATCGAAGCGGACATCAGGGAAGAGAAAGTCGTTGAATTCCTCGTGGAGCACGCCGACATACAAACGGAGTAG
- the grpE gene encoding nucleotide exchange factor GrpE gives MIKGKEEDAAVETAASTGDAAEVAGTAASTGDAAEVAGTAAENNDPAAGADSVAGTDSAAGADSVAGTDSAAGADSAAGAEDPSGGPASGTEAETDEPSDGDPVDAEEDEQARLAEEVLLYKDRLVRLAAEFDNYKKRTGREFTALVKNAGESLITELLPILDNIERALQAPQTSDETRSFAQGFEMIRQQFLEKLEKAGMKEIAAEGTSFDPTRHEAVMAVENEEHPADTVINVVEKGYTLNEKVLRAAKVIVTRAPTKSPDQADQVDQTDQAETENQDGN, from the coding sequence GTGATTAAGGGCAAGGAAGAGGACGCCGCAGTCGAAACCGCGGCGTCGACGGGTGACGCAGCCGAAGTGGCCGGAACCGCGGCGTCGACGGGTGACGCAGCCGAAGTGGCCGGAACCGCGGCGGAGAATAACGACCCCGCGGCCGGAGCGGATTCCGTGGCCGGGACGGATTCCGCGGCCGGGGCGGATTCCGTGGCCGGGACGGATTCCGCGGCCGGGGCGGATTCCGCGGCCGGAGCGGAGGATCCGTCCGGCGGACCCGCGTCCGGGACCGAAGCGGAAACCGATGAGCCATCGGATGGCGATCCGGTCGATGCGGAGGAGGATGAACAGGCCAGGCTGGCCGAGGAGGTCCTGCTTTACAAGGACCGGCTGGTACGTCTGGCCGCCGAGTTCGACAACTACAAGAAACGGACCGGCCGCGAGTTTACCGCGCTGGTAAAGAACGCGGGTGAATCGCTGATCACCGAGCTGCTGCCCATCCTCGACAACATTGAAAGGGCGCTCCAGGCTCCGCAGACCTCCGACGAGACCCGGTCCTTCGCCCAGGGTTTCGAGATGATCCGCCAGCAGTTCCTGGAGAAACTGGAGAAGGCAGGAATGAAGGAGATCGCCGCGGAGGGAACGTCCTTCGATCCCACGCGGCACGAAGCCGTCATGGCCGTGGAGAACGAAGAACACCCGGCCGACACGGTGATCAACGTGGTCGAAAAGGGGTATACGCTTAATGAAAAGGTCCTGCGCGCGGCCAAGGTCATCGTGACGCGCGCGCCGACGAAATCGCCGGACCAGGCGGACCAGGTGGACCAGACCGACCAGGCAGAAACGGAGAACCAGGACGGCAACTAA
- a CDS encoding GatB/YqeY domain-containing protein, whose translation MALKERLSDDMKTALRNRETVRLGLVRMIRAQIKNREIAKGSDLEDEETVEVVSSLIKAKREALEFAVKGDRKDLVAQAEEELEILASYLPEQLSEEEIGSIVQEAIDQSGAAGPGDLGRVMGAVMPRVKGRADGRLVNTIVRECLAGLATQDMQSMQTG comes from the coding sequence ATGGCGCTTAAAGAGCGTTTGTCGGATGACATGAAGACGGCACTCAGGAACCGGGAGACCGTACGCCTCGGCCTGGTCCGCATGATACGCGCACAGATCAAGAACCGGGAGATCGCCAAGGGGAGCGACCTGGAGGACGAGGAAACGGTCGAGGTGGTCTCTTCCCTGATCAAGGCCAAGAGAGAAGCGCTGGAATTCGCCGTCAAGGGAGATCGAAAGGACCTGGTCGCCCAGGCCGAAGAAGAGCTGGAGATCCTTGCGTCCTATCTTCCGGAACAGTTGTCCGAGGAAGAGATCGGATCCATCGTCCAGGAAGCCATCGACCAGTCCGGCGCAGCGGGACCGGGAGACCTGGGCAGGGTCATGGGCGCGGTCATGCCCCGGGTAAAGGGCCGGGCGGACGGCAGGCTCGTCAACACCATTGTGCGGGAATGCCTGGCCGGCCTGGCCACGCAGGACATGCAGTCCATGCAGACCGGATAG
- a CDS encoding S41 family peptidase → MWAKNRKITLALLVFVGLLGAVWIIRQDRAQAVGDQQYDMKLLQQVVDRIRAKYVDDLNEGEAIDAAIKGMLGTLDPYTEFLEKKQSDEMKMMQIQGKYGGLGIRIQKQENALVVVALFDDTPAFDVGLQTGDRIVRIEESSTADIDVSQAADLLRGSPGTSVKISVSRDGEDEFIDFTVTRAIITIPVVPYVGMLEGGTGYIKLNQFTEDASMQVEQALKQLQAQGADGYLLDLRGNPGGLLEQAVDVAGKFLPEDRLIVYTMGRPGSDQRSYHAPESYTLEDAPLVVLVDRYSASASEIVAGAIQDWDRGVVAGQPTFGKASVQQIFPMNQGTALKITTARYYTPSGRLIQKTGERPGESGALDSALGETDEPDRTSYETRIGRTVYGGGGIAPDVEIEVPAYPNLIRALNNQSMFIKFAIHYVSNNPVADQSNFDVTDEMIDAFRRFVGTRSFTYSSVAEQSLDELEEIVRDRAPAVDVMASLADLRGKLNRQRELEYSRHRDLLVARIGTEISAKLWGTAGRYAFAARHDPQIRASLEILNDEREYRKLLGDDPAE, encoded by the coding sequence ATGTGGGCTAAAAACAGGAAAATCACCCTGGCCTTGCTGGTGTTCGTCGGTCTGTTGGGCGCCGTATGGATCATCCGGCAGGACCGGGCACAGGCGGTCGGCGATCAGCAGTACGACATGAAACTGCTGCAGCAGGTCGTGGACCGCATCCGCGCCAAGTACGTGGACGACCTGAACGAAGGAGAAGCGATCGACGCGGCCATCAAAGGCATGCTTGGCACGCTTGATCCCTATACGGAGTTCCTGGAGAAAAAGCAGAGCGACGAGATGAAAATGATGCAGATCCAGGGGAAGTACGGTGGATTGGGCATCAGGATCCAGAAGCAGGAGAACGCCCTGGTCGTCGTCGCGCTGTTTGACGACACGCCGGCCTTCGACGTCGGCCTGCAGACCGGCGACCGCATCGTGCGGATCGAGGAATCTTCCACGGCCGACATCGACGTTTCGCAGGCGGCGGACCTCCTCCGGGGAAGTCCCGGGACTTCCGTGAAGATCTCGGTCAGCAGGGATGGCGAAGACGAGTTCATCGACTTCACGGTGACGCGGGCCATCATCACCATACCCGTGGTTCCTTACGTCGGCATGCTGGAGGGCGGTACCGGCTACATCAAGCTGAACCAGTTTACCGAAGACGCCTCCATGCAGGTGGAACAGGCGTTGAAGCAGCTTCAGGCGCAGGGCGCCGACGGCTATCTGCTGGACCTGAGGGGCAACCCCGGGGGCTTGTTGGAGCAGGCCGTGGACGTAGCCGGGAAGTTTCTGCCGGAGGACCGTCTCATCGTGTATACAATGGGCAGGCCCGGTTCGGATCAGCGGTCGTACCACGCGCCGGAATCCTACACGCTGGAGGACGCGCCGCTGGTGGTGCTCGTCGACCGGTACAGCGCCAGCGCGTCCGAAATCGTCGCCGGAGCGATCCAGGACTGGGACCGCGGCGTCGTGGCCGGCCAACCGACCTTCGGCAAGGCATCGGTGCAGCAGATATTCCCCATGAACCAGGGGACGGCCCTGAAGATCACGACGGCGAGGTACTACACGCCGAGTGGCAGGCTCATCCAGAAGACCGGGGAGCGTCCGGGCGAAAGCGGCGCGTTGGATTCCGCGCTGGGTGAGACGGACGAACCCGACAGGACGTCGTACGAGACGAGAATCGGGCGGACCGTCTACGGCGGCGGCGGTATCGCGCCGGACGTGGAGATCGAGGTTCCCGCATACCCCAACCTGATCCGCGCCTTGAACAACCAGAGCATGTTCATCAAGTTCGCCATCCACTACGTTTCGAACAACCCCGTCGCGGACCAGTCGAACTTCGACGTCACGGACGAGATGATCGACGCCTTTCGCCGGTTCGTAGGGACGCGGTCCTTCACCTACTCCTCCGTGGCGGAACAGTCGCTCGACGAACTGGAAGAGATCGTGCGGGACCGCGCGCCGGCTGTCGACGTGATGGCATCCCTCGCCGACCTGCGGGGCAAACTGAACCGTCAGCGCGAACTGGAGTACTCCAGGCACCGGGACCTGCTCGTGGCCCGCATCGGTACGGAGATCAGCGCGAAACTCTGGGGTACGGCGGGCCGTTATGCCTTCGCCGCCAGGCACGACCCCCAGATCAGGGCGTCTCTGGAGATCCTGAATGACGAACGGGAATACCGGAAGCTGCTCGGTGACGATCCCGCGGAATAG
- the rpsU gene encoding 30S ribosomal protein S21 gives MPGIRVREGEPFEKALRRFTKTCEKVGIMSEIRKHQHFEKPSAKRKRKLNAAKRKNQKRLQQERY, from the coding sequence ATGCCAGGTATTCGTGTCAGGGAAGGAGAACCGTTCGAGAAGGCCCTGCGGCGTTTTACCAAGACTTGCGAGAAAGTCGGCATCATGTCTGAAATACGCAAGCATCAGCATTTCGAAAAGCCAAGCGCGAAACGCAAGCGCAAGCTGAACGCGGCGAAGCGGAAGAATCAGAAGCGGCTCCAGCAGGAAAGATACTGA
- a CDS encoding CDP-alcohol phosphatidyltransferase family protein — MLSSKVKTWYVNMLGPFVRTSVRFGIHPNALTMIGFGITLVSACLFGLGAFRWAGLVMFIGGSCDVLDGHLARETGTRSTFGALLDSTLDRYAEIAVFIGIIAFYLFNAADSALNAYWVLASVMAISGSLMVSYVRARAEGLGQECTVGLMQRPERIVCLGLGALLGETYLPVALVLIAVVSNYTAITRLYYIRRTSKG; from the coding sequence ATGCTGAGTTCGAAAGTGAAGACATGGTACGTGAACATGCTGGGCCCCTTCGTCCGTACGTCCGTGCGATTCGGGATACATCCCAACGCGCTGACCATGATCGGCTTCGGGATCACCCTGGTCTCGGCCTGTCTCTTCGGTCTCGGCGCTTTCAGGTGGGCGGGCCTGGTCATGTTCATCGGCGGCAGCTGCGATGTGCTGGACGGGCATCTCGCCCGGGAGACGGGCACCCGAAGCACCTTCGGGGCGCTCCTCGATTCCACGCTGGACCGCTACGCTGAAATCGCCGTATTCATCGGCATCATCGCCTTCTATCTCTTCAACGCGGCAGACAGCGCGTTGAACGCCTACTGGGTGCTGGCGTCCGTGATGGCGATCAGCGGCTCCCTTATGGTCAGTTACGTCCGCGCCCGCGCGGAGGGACTCGGCCAGGAATGCACCGTGGGACTCATGCAGCGGCCCGAACGGATCGTCTGTCTCGGGCTGGGCGCGCTGCTCGGGGAAACGTACCTGCCCGTCGCACTGGTCCTGATTGCCGTGGTGTCGAATTACACGGCCATCACTCGCCTGTACTACATACGCAGGACATCGAAAGGGTGA
- the dnaJ gene encoding molecular chaperone DnaJ, whose product MNKQDYYDTLGVARSASEDEIKKAYRKLAMRYHPDRNPDDKAAEEKFKTAAEAYEVLSDPDKRTRYDRFGHQGVAGDFGSGGFQWGDFTHAGDFEDILGNLFGGGIFGDLFGGRTRGRASNRGEDLRVNLKLTLEELAQGVSKTIRIKRYVPCESCGGIGAADRNSVRTCSTCHGQGQVQQRASSLFGVVMNVTTCPNCQGQGKIIDRPCSACEGQGRQMKTVTVKVDIPAGAGDGNYMRLQGQGHAGIRGGPAGDVLVVIEQEPHEFFERQDDDIIYVMPLSFSQSALGEQIEVPTLSGKVRLTIPPGTQFGKVFRLRGKGMPHLNGYGQGDQLVKVIVWTPTELTGREKELYQELSRLQSGKTPENDRGFFNRIRDELFGD is encoded by the coding sequence ATGAACAAACAAGATTACTACGACACCCTGGGCGTGGCGCGCTCGGCTTCCGAAGACGAGATCAAGAAGGCGTACCGCAAGCTGGCCATGCGGTATCATCCGGACCGGAATCCGGACGACAAGGCGGCGGAAGAGAAGTTCAAGACGGCCGCCGAAGCCTACGAGGTACTCAGCGATCCGGACAAGCGCACGCGATACGACCGGTTCGGCCACCAGGGCGTGGCGGGCGACTTCGGGTCGGGCGGCTTCCAGTGGGGGGACTTCACCCACGCCGGCGACTTCGAGGACATCCTGGGGAACCTGTTCGGGGGCGGTATTTTCGGCGACCTCTTCGGCGGACGGACCCGTGGAAGGGCAAGCAACCGTGGCGAGGATCTGCGGGTGAACCTCAAGCTGACCCTGGAAGAACTGGCCCAGGGTGTCAGCAAGACGATTCGCATCAAGCGCTACGTGCCCTGCGAAAGCTGCGGCGGCATCGGCGCCGCCGACCGGAACAGCGTGCGGACCTGTTCCACCTGCCACGGGCAAGGCCAGGTGCAGCAGCGCGCGTCCTCCCTGTTCGGCGTCGTGATGAACGTAACGACCTGCCCGAACTGCCAGGGACAGGGGAAAATCATCGACCGGCCCTGCAGCGCGTGCGAGGGGCAGGGCCGGCAGATGAAGACGGTTACGGTCAAGGTGGATATCCCGGCGGGTGCCGGCGACGGGAACTACATGCGCCTCCAGGGCCAGGGCCACGCGGGGATCCGCGGCGGACCGGCGGGCGACGTGCTCGTGGTCATCGAGCAGGAACCCCACGAGTTCTTCGAACGGCAGGACGACGACATCATCTACGTCATGCCGCTCAGTTTCAGCCAGTCGGCCCTGGGCGAACAAATCGAAGTCCCGACCCTCTCGGGCAAAGTCCGTCTCACCATTCCCCCCGGTACCCAGTTCGGCAAGGTGTTCCGGCTGCGCGGCAAGGGCATGCCCCATCTCAACGGGTACGGCCAGGGCGACCAGCTCGTAAAGGTCATCGTGTGGACGCCCACGGAACTCACCGGCCGCGAAAAGGAACTGTACCAGGAGTTGTCCCGTCTGCAAAGCGGGAAGACGCCAGAAAACGACCGGGGATTCTTCAACCGGATCCGGGACGAGCTGTTCGGCGACTGA
- a CDS encoding CvpA family protein has protein sequence MNWIDIAIGILVFYQAATGFGKGIARSLLDLAGIVAAVVISLTQFVLVSDLLGRMTGISTGWLHWFSLFVCLVLSLALVNVVTGVAGRSLRGASKSLLDRAAGFLLGCARGCVIASLLLILYAFMPFTGTAKTQLDRSSLAPEAMSIIPAIIDTVMDRVSPGSPSIMEKLERYLLTR, from the coding sequence ATGAACTGGATCGATATAGCCATCGGGATCCTCGTTTTCTACCAGGCGGCAACCGGCTTTGGCAAGGGAATCGCCCGGAGCCTGCTCGACCTTGCGGGCATCGTCGCGGCGGTAGTCATATCCCTGACCCAGTTCGTCCTGGTGTCCGATCTCCTCGGCCGCATGACCGGCATTTCCACCGGCTGGCTGCACTGGTTCAGCCTGTTCGTCTGCCTGGTCCTGTCGCTTGCGCTGGTCAATGTCGTGACCGGCGTGGCCGGCCGATCGTTACGGGGCGCTTCAAAGTCCCTTCTCGACCGCGCGGCCGGCTTTCTGCTCGGCTGTGCGCGCGGCTGCGTCATCGCGAGCCTGCTGTTGATCCTTTACGCGTTCATGCCGTTCACCGGCACTGCGAAGACCCAGCTTGACCGGTCGTCCCTGGCGCCGGAGGCCATGTCCATCATACCGGCGATCATCGATACCGTCATGGACCGCGTGTCACCCGGTTCCCCGTCGATCATGGAGAAACTGGAACGGTATCTGCTTACCAGGTAG
- a CDS encoding RsmE family RNA methyltransferase, producing the protein MEYSYVPPERITENSALVADKDEQHHLARALRKRPGDAVQFVDGEGWIYDGVLVRMKPEIEIEIRDRRRDRETESPEVTLAPSLLKGTRLDTVVEKATELGVAAILPMRSARTVAGGRPASGPSGQRMERWRRIALSAMKQSLRARLPRIEPVKSMEDIVGTASSYDLALIAWEEEGDRRLDLVAGLDAKARRVLLMIGPEGGFAREEIAMAREAGLVTVSLGRSRLRSDTAAIAGLALLMAALDAP; encoded by the coding sequence ATGGAATACAGCTACGTGCCCCCGGAACGGATCACGGAGAATTCGGCCCTTGTTGCCGACAAGGACGAACAGCATCACCTGGCCCGCGCTTTACGGAAGAGACCGGGCGACGCCGTGCAGTTCGTGGACGGCGAAGGCTGGATCTACGACGGCGTGCTTGTCCGCATGAAACCGGAGATCGAAATCGAGATCCGGGACCGCCGGAGAGACCGTGAAACGGAATCGCCCGAAGTCACGCTCGCGCCGTCGCTGCTCAAGGGGACGCGGCTGGACACCGTCGTCGAGAAGGCGACGGAGCTGGGTGTCGCCGCCATCCTTCCCATGCGCAGCGCCCGGACGGTGGCGGGCGGCAGACCGGCCAGCGGACCGTCCGGCCAGCGGATGGAACGCTGGCGGCGCATTGCCCTGAGCGCAATGAAGCAGTCGCTGCGCGCCCGTTTGCCCCGGATCGAACCGGTCAAGAGCATGGAAGACATCGTGGGAACCGCGTCGTCTTACGATCTGGCCCTCATCGCCTGGGAAGAGGAAGGGGATAGGCGCCTGGACCTCGTGGCCGGCCTCGACGCGAAGGCCAGGCGCGTCCTGCTGATGATCGGCCCCGAGGGCGGTTTCGCCCGGGAGGAAATTGCCATGGCCCGTGAAGCAGGCTTGGTGACGGTTTCCCTGGGACGCTCGCGTCTGCGATCCGACACGGCGGCCATCGCGGGGCTGGCCCTGCTCATGGCAGCACTGGACGCCCCGTGA
- a CDS encoding 50S ribosomal protein L11 methyltransferase translates to MRHWVEVTLDISPETEEAIVNAFWELGSSGVLQSGGKPAGASDRVTGFWPDRPEVNEKLDRIIRLWEELRNLGMAEGPCRISTRKVSEDDWAGKWKAQVGPVRVSEGLMVAPPWSEAPWSEVPWSEVPWSGPSPSDAPPSGGPPSGRHRAGPPLVVRINPGTGFGTGGHETTQLCLRQLEKRVRPGDRVLDVGSGSGVLAIAAVLLGASRATGIDIDPETLGNARENARLNGVAGRVDVHAGRLDHPAVSGRYRVVVSNISAASLTAMLPGFATCLHPTGELILSGLLIEEAGAFEDALAGGGFSLIERKTMGLWWAGAAVLAT, encoded by the coding sequence ATGCGCCACTGGGTTGAAGTCACATTAGACATCTCGCCGGAAACCGAAGAAGCGATCGTCAATGCCTTCTGGGAATTGGGTTCCAGCGGCGTCCTGCAATCCGGGGGCAAACCTGCCGGCGCATCCGATCGTGTGACCGGCTTCTGGCCCGACCGGCCCGAAGTGAACGAAAAGCTTGACCGGATCATCCGGCTGTGGGAAGAACTTCGCAACCTAGGCATGGCGGAAGGTCCGTGCCGGATCTCGACGCGGAAGGTTTCCGAAGACGACTGGGCCGGGAAATGGAAAGCGCAGGTGGGGCCCGTCCGGGTCTCGGAGGGGCTCATGGTCGCTCCGCCGTGGTCCGAAGCGCCCTGGTCCGAGGTGCCCTGGTCCGAGGTGCCCTGGTCCGGGCCGTCCCCGTCTGATGCGCCCCCGTCTGGTGGGCCCCCGTCTGGTAGGCACCGGGCCGGCCCACCGCTCGTGGTCCGGATCAATCCGGGCACCGGCTTCGGCACGGGCGGCCACGAGACCACGCAACTGTGCCTGCGGCAACTGGAAAAACGGGTCCGGCCGGGAGACCGGGTACTCGACGTGGGATCGGGCTCCGGCGTGCTCGCCATCGCCGCGGTCCTCCTGGGCGCCTCCCGGGCGACGGGCATCGATATCGACCCCGAGACCCTCGGCAACGCGCGGGAGAACGCCCGGCTGAACGGAGTGGCCGGCCGGGTCGACGTACATGCTGGCCGCCTGGATCATCCCGCGGTCAGCGGCCGCTACCGGGTCGTGGTCTCCAATATCAGCGCGGCCAGCCTGACCGCCATGCTGCCCGGTTTCGCAACCTGCCTGCACCCCACAGGCGAACTGATCCTGTCCGGTCTGCTCATCGAGGAGGCCGGGGCATTCGAAGACGCCCTGGCCGGTGGCGGTTTCTCGCTGATCGAGCGGAAGACCATGGGCCTCTGGTGGGCCGGCGCGGCCGTGCTGGCGACCTGA
- the hrcA gene encoding heat-inducible transcriptional repressor HrcA, with protein sequence MAYTLQTDRDKDILRNLVEHHVSTGQPVGSRSIASQGPLDVSPATVRNTMVNLEDAGYITRPHPSAGGVPTDKGYRYYVDALLRMRPINKRDRERIHLELENDWLSVQELLSHTAQILGLVCREVGVALAPKLYDGRLERVELIPVARRKVLLVLTLASGMVRSIVAELDADIPKDRLDSASWFLNERLSGCSLREIRGQLDERLEDAPQSRRKIVQLFIQYSEYLFDFEENEKTHIGGTTYIVSQPEFVTDYTKLSSLLQFLEHKRTVAHWLSERHHDNRIAVTIGSENGQREVTSCSVVTSTYRIGDMTGVIGVIGPTRMPYARLMSVVGYTARYLNTKFA encoded by the coding sequence ATGGCATACACCCTACAGACCGACCGGGACAAGGACATACTGCGGAACCTGGTGGAACACCACGTATCCACGGGACAGCCCGTCGGCTCCCGTTCGATCGCCAGCCAGGGCCCGCTCGACGTCAGCCCGGCGACGGTGCGCAATACCATGGTGAACCTCGAGGACGCGGGCTACATCACGCGGCCCCATCCCTCCGCCGGAGGTGTGCCGACGGACAAGGGCTACCGGTATTACGTGGATGCCCTCCTCCGCATGCGGCCCATCAACAAGCGGGACCGGGAACGGATCCATCTCGAACTGGAGAACGACTGGCTCAGCGTGCAGGAGCTGCTGAGCCACACCGCGCAGATACTCGGCCTCGTATGCCGGGAAGTCGGCGTGGCGCTGGCGCCGAAACTGTACGACGGCAGGCTCGAACGGGTGGAGTTGATCCCGGTCGCGCGCCGCAAGGTGCTGCTGGTGCTGACCCTCGCTTCCGGAATGGTCAGGAGCATCGTCGCCGAACTCGATGCCGATATCCCCAAAGACCGGCTCGACAGCGCGAGCTGGTTCCTGAACGAGCGACTGTCCGGCTGTTCCCTCAGGGAGATCCGGGGCCAGCTCGACGAACGCCTGGAAGACGCGCCGCAGTCCAGGCGGAAGATCGTGCAGTTGTTCATCCAGTACAGCGAATATCTCTTCGATTTCGAGGAGAACGAGAAGACCCATATCGGCGGCACGACCTACATCGTGTCGCAACCGGAATTCGTGACGGACTACACGAAACTGTCATCGCTGCTGCAGTTTCTCGAACACAAGCGGACGGTGGCACACTGGCTGAGCGAGCGCCATCACGACAACCGGATCGCCGTCACCATCGGGAGCGAGAACGGGCAGCGTGAAGTAACCTCGTGCAGCGTGGTGACTTCAACCTACAGAATCGGCGACATGACGGGCGTGATCGGGGTGATCGGCCCGACGCGCATGCCCTACGCGCGGCTGATGTCCGTCGTCGGATACACGGCGAGATACCTGAATACGAAATTCGCATGA